From one Lycium ferocissimum isolate CSIRO_LF1 chromosome 5, AGI_CSIRO_Lferr_CH_V1, whole genome shotgun sequence genomic stretch:
- the LOC132056618 gene encoding peroxidase 66 produces the protein MAPFTTIVFLVLLTVPLCSATLGVQYYDQTCPQAEDIIYQTIRNASIYDPKVPARILRMFFHDCFIRGCDASVLLDSTPGNKAEKDGPPNISLGAFYVLDDAKTKLEKACPATVSCADILAIAARDVVAMSGGPYWNVLKGRTDGRVSRANETVNLPAPSFNTSQLVQSFANRGLGVKDLVALSGGHTLGFSHCSSFEPRLHNFSSVHDTDPTLNAVFAQTLKQKCPKPNKDRTAGQFLDTTSSVFDNNYYKQIITGKGVFASDQSLLNDYKTGWIVKSFADDQALFFKVFAASMIKLGNVGVLEKGEVRLNCRAIN, from the exons ATGGCTCCTTTTACTACAATCGTATTTCTTGTTTTGTTAACAGTCCCTCTGTGCAGTGCAACTCTTGGAGTGCAATACTATGATCAAACATGCCCTCAGGCTGAAGATATTATCTATCAAACAATTCGCAATGCTTCGATTTATGATCCTAAAGTCCCCGCACGTATTCTCAGGATGTTCTTCCATGATTGTTTCATTAGA GGATGTGATGCATCAGTTCTATTGGATTCAACACCAGGAAACAAAGCAGAGAAAGATGGTCCGCCCAACATCTCTCTTGGAGCATTCTACGTGCTCGATGACGCCAAAACTAAGCTCGAAAAGGCTTGTCCAGCAACTGTTTCTTGTGCCGACATACTTGCCATCGCAGCTAGAGACGTCGTTGCTATG TCTGGGGGTCCGTACTGGAATGTACTAAAAGGAAGGACAGATGGGAGAGTATCAAGGGCAAATGAGACAGTAAACTTACCAGCTCCATCCTTCAACACTAGCCAACTCGTTCAGAGCTTTGCCAACAGAGGATTAGGAGTGAAAGATTTGGTTGCTCTTTCTGGTGGACACACACTTGGGTTTTCGCACTGCTCTTCATTTGAACCCAGGCTTCATAACTTCAGCTCAGTGCACGACACTGACCCGACCTTGAACGCCGTATTTGCACAGACCTTAAAGCAGAAATGCCCCAAACCAAACAAAGATCGAACTGCAGGGCAATTCTTGGACACAACTTCATCAGTATTCGACAACAACTATTACAAGCAAATTATTACAGGGAAAGGGGTTTTTGCATCAGACCAGAGTTTGTTGAATGACTACAAGACTGGTTGGATTGTTAAATCATTTGCCGATGACCAAGCTTTGTTCTTCAAGGTATTTGCTGCTTCAATGATCAAGCTTGGAAATGTTGGTGTCCTTGAAAAAGGAGAAGTTAGACTCAACTGCAGAGCTATAAACTGA